The Rhodocytophaga rosea genome has a segment encoding these proteins:
- the cdd gene encoding cytidine deaminase, which produces MKKLDLKIFIEEYTVNELPEADKDLFSKAKQACEQAYAPYSNFYVGAAILLENGTIVLGNNQENAAYPSGMCAERTAIYATGANHRGQKIIAIAVAACKGTDYTFIPVAPCGACRQAMLEYESKQDQLIRLILQSGDNACYIIPSISTLLPLQFTRKNLLG; this is translated from the coding sequence ATGAAAAAATTAGATTTAAAGATTTTTATAGAAGAATATACGGTGAATGAGTTGCCTGAGGCAGATAAAGATCTATTTAGCAAAGCCAAACAAGCTTGTGAACAGGCTTATGCTCCTTATTCTAACTTTTATGTAGGCGCTGCTATTTTGCTGGAAAACGGAACTATTGTATTGGGAAACAACCAGGAGAATGCTGCCTATCCTTCCGGGATGTGTGCCGAAAGAACCGCAATTTACGCTACTGGTGCCAATCATCGGGGACAGAAAATAATCGCTATTGCTGTAGCTGCCTGTAAAGGAACTGATTATACATTTATTCCGGTTGCTCCTTGTGGTGCCTGCCGTCAGGCTATGCTCGAATATGAAAGTAAACAGGATCAGCTTATCCGCCTCATTCTACAATCAGGTGATAATGCGTGTTATATTATTCCTTCGATAAGCACCTTATTACCACTCCAGTTCACACGAAAAAATTTACTGGGTTGA
- a CDS encoding saccharopine dehydrogenase C-terminal domain-containing protein, whose product MTFPSNNTTPTEKKILILGAGRSSTYLIEYLAKQAPEQGWKLTVGDTDLEQAQRKTEMYPHVEAILFNIFDQKQREKQISQTDIVISMLPAVYHIHVARTCIRFGKHLLTASYISPEIKELHKEALKENVLILMEMGLDPGIDHMSAMQVINHLTENGANITSFKSYCGGLVSSESDNNPWGYKFTWNPRNVVIAGQSTVKYMEDGDYKYIPPHQIFARAEQVSVDEFGVLEAYGNRDSLSYREVYGLQNADTIVRGTLRKNGFCKAWQLLVKLGVTDDSYTLENSENMTYHDFVSTFLSNESEESKSIEQRVAEYMGVSESGEEMEKLKWLGIFGDEKIDLANATPAQILQQLLERRWMLAPNDKDMVVMQHQFNYELNGEKKNLVSSLIIKGEDSIHTAMAKAVGLPLAVAAKLIIQGKIDAKGVQIPVWREIYEPVMEELEHLGIQFKEHTETSAGKVSV is encoded by the coding sequence ATGACTTTTCCTTCAAACAATACCACACCAACGGAGAAAAAAATATTAATTCTGGGTGCCGGACGTTCTTCCACGTACCTGATAGAATATTTAGCCAAGCAAGCGCCAGAACAAGGATGGAAATTAACAGTTGGAGACACTGACCTTGAACAGGCTCAGAGAAAAACAGAAATGTATCCGCATGTAGAGGCTATTCTGTTTAATATTTTTGATCAGAAACAGCGTGAAAAACAAATCAGCCAGACAGATATTGTGATTTCTATGCTACCTGCGGTATACCATATTCATGTAGCGCGTACTTGTATCCGGTTTGGCAAACACCTGCTCACGGCTTCCTATATTTCACCTGAAATTAAGGAACTACACAAAGAAGCATTAAAAGAAAATGTGCTGATCCTGATGGAAATGGGTTTAGACCCTGGTATCGACCATATGTCGGCCATGCAGGTGATTAATCATTTAACCGAAAATGGCGCTAATATCACTTCTTTCAAATCATATTGTGGTGGCCTGGTATCTTCAGAATCTGATAATAATCCCTGGGGTTATAAATTTACCTGGAACCCCCGCAATGTGGTAATCGCCGGGCAGAGTACAGTTAAGTATATGGAAGACGGAGATTACAAATATATACCTCCTCATCAGATTTTTGCCAGAGCAGAACAAGTATCTGTAGATGAGTTTGGTGTTCTGGAAGCATATGGCAACCGCGATTCGCTCTCTTACCGGGAAGTATACGGCCTTCAAAATGCGGATACGATTGTACGTGGTACCTTGCGTAAAAATGGATTTTGCAAAGCCTGGCAATTACTTGTAAAACTGGGTGTAACCGATGATAGTTATACGCTGGAGAATTCTGAAAACATGACCTACCATGATTTTGTGAGTACCTTTCTTTCCAATGAATCTGAAGAAAGCAAATCCATTGAGCAAAGGGTTGCCGAATACATGGGTGTTAGTGAGTCTGGTGAAGAAATGGAAAAACTGAAATGGCTTGGCATTTTCGGTGATGAAAAAATAGATCTTGCCAATGCCACCCCTGCACAGATTTTACAACAATTACTCGAAAGAAGATGGATGTTAGCGCCTAATGATAAAGACATGGTGGTCATGCAGCATCAATTTAATTACGAGTTGAATGGAGAAAAGAAAAATCTGGTGTCATCTCTTATTATCAAAGGGGAGGATTCTATACACACAGCTATGGCCAAAGCGGTAGGTTTACCCCTAGCCGTAGCCGCCAAACTTATTATTCAGGGAAAAATAGATGCGAAAGGTGTCCAAATACCTGTGTGGCGGGAAATTTATGAGCCTGTGATGGAAGAACTGGAGCATCTGGGCATTCAATTCAAAGAACATACCGAAACAAGTGCTGGTAAAGTATCTGTATAA
- a CDS encoding DMT family transporter, with amino-acid sequence MPLTRIKENKTTLAWILLIILALIWGSSFILIKKGVAVYSAPQVGSLRIVLAAVILLPLAIIHLTKVPRSKWGILFICGLLGNLIPSFLFSIAGTKLNSSVSGILNALTPLFTLIIGSLFFRKQISMLKITGILVGFAGCVLLIFMNASGNFQLNNYYALLPVAATICYGLNGNLISRYLAGIKPLHIAALSLCFVGPLAGIYLFSTDIDMDLVLSSEGISALGFISILGIVGTALATIIFNKVIQLSGPLFTSSVTYLIPVVALGWGILDGETLNWIQYVSMLAIILGVYVVNKAK; translated from the coding sequence ATGCCGCTTACCCGGATAAAAGAAAACAAAACCACCCTTGCCTGGATCTTACTTATCATTCTGGCTTTAATCTGGGGGAGTTCATTTATTCTGATCAAAAAAGGAGTAGCTGTGTATAGCGCCCCTCAGGTAGGCTCGCTTCGGATAGTACTGGCAGCTGTAATTTTATTGCCTTTAGCTATTATTCATCTAACCAAAGTACCACGCAGCAAATGGGGAATACTATTTATATGTGGCTTATTAGGCAATCTAATTCCTTCATTTCTATTCTCCATAGCTGGCACTAAGCTCAATAGTTCTGTATCGGGAATCCTCAATGCACTTACCCCTTTATTTACACTTATCATTGGCTCACTGTTTTTCCGGAAACAAATTTCTATGCTGAAAATAACAGGGATTTTAGTGGGTTTTGCCGGATGTGTATTGCTGATCTTTATGAATGCCAGTGGCAATTTTCAGCTCAATAATTATTATGCCCTGCTTCCGGTTGCAGCTACCATCTGCTATGGTCTCAATGGTAATTTAATCAGCCGGTATTTGGCTGGAATCAAACCCTTACATATCGCTGCTCTCTCGTTGTGCTTCGTTGGGCCACTGGCTGGCATCTATCTGTTTAGTACAGATATAGATATGGATCTGGTATTATCTAGTGAAGGCATCAGCGCATTGGGGTTTATTTCGATCTTGGGTATTGTAGGAACCGCCCTGGCAACAATAATATTCAACAAGGTGATTCAATTGTCCGGACCTTTATTTACAAGTTCTGTTACCTATTTAATACCTGTAGTAGCTTTGGGATGGGGAATTCTGGATGGTGAAACGCTCAACTGGATACAATATGTGAGCATGCTCGCTATTATTTTAGGCGTATACGTGGTAAATAAAGCTAAATAA
- a CDS encoding C40 family peptidase, translating into MNRIILIGCTLLLVSACRSGKNMASHESIKRMVTSVKQEYAPDKRVAIFKVEASGKKNNVILKGETNLPEAKTKLIQALQEQNVSFQDSIHMLPAPIIGDKTYGVVSISVANIRSEPEHSSELATQAILGTPLKVLNKVGYWYQVQTPDDYISWVDEGGIQLMNKQEFTAWQNTEKLIYLNLYGVSFTEPTLQGQPVSDLVSGNVLQLKEETGDYYKIGYPDGREGYIPKSAAKPYASWVASIQASENSLVSTAKQLMGIPYLWGGTSLKGVDCSGFTKTVYFLNGMVLPRDASQQVHTGDAIDTSHGFEQLKPGDLLFFGKPATSNSSEKVIHVGMWIGNNEFIHSSGKVRISSIDKNASNFDESNTKRFLRAKRILNTTNGDILHLQSAKLY; encoded by the coding sequence ATGAATAGAATTATTCTAATAGGCTGTACGCTCCTGCTGGTTTCGGCCTGTAGGTCGGGTAAAAATATGGCGTCTCATGAGTCAATAAAACGCATGGTTACGTCTGTTAAACAGGAATACGCACCCGACAAAAGAGTAGCCATTTTCAAAGTAGAAGCTTCAGGCAAAAAAAATAATGTCATTCTAAAAGGTGAAACTAATTTACCCGAAGCAAAGACTAAATTAATACAGGCTTTACAGGAGCAAAATGTATCTTTCCAGGATAGCATACATATGCTGCCTGCTCCAATTATCGGCGATAAAACATATGGTGTCGTTTCTATTTCTGTAGCCAATATCCGCTCCGAGCCTGAACATTCATCAGAGCTGGCTACACAGGCAATTTTAGGTACGCCTCTGAAAGTATTAAATAAAGTAGGCTACTGGTATCAGGTACAAACACCCGATGATTATATTTCATGGGTGGATGAAGGTGGTATTCAACTCATGAATAAACAGGAATTTACTGCCTGGCAGAATACGGAGAAATTAATTTATCTGAATTTATATGGTGTTTCTTTTACTGAACCCACCTTGCAAGGACAACCTGTATCTGACCTGGTAAGTGGCAATGTATTACAATTAAAAGAGGAAACCGGTGACTATTATAAAATTGGTTATCCCGATGGACGGGAAGGTTATATACCAAAATCTGCAGCTAAACCTTATGCGAGCTGGGTAGCTTCTATACAAGCTTCAGAAAACTCACTGGTAAGCACGGCCAAACAGTTGATGGGTATTCCTTATTTATGGGGAGGCACTTCTTTAAAAGGTGTGGATTGCAGTGGATTTACGAAAACAGTATACTTTCTGAATGGTATGGTATTGCCAAGAGATGCTTCCCAGCAAGTACACACCGGAGATGCCATAGATACTTCCCATGGATTTGAACAACTAAAACCTGGAGACCTACTGTTTTTTGGAAAGCCTGCTACGTCTAATTCATCTGAAAAAGTGATTCATGTAGGTATGTGGATTGGAAACAATGAGTTTATTCACTCTTCCGGCAAAGTTCGAATCAGTTCTATCGATAAAAATGCATCAAACTTTGATGAGTCAAATACCAAGCGTTTCTTGCGGGCTAAAAGGATTTTAAATACAACCAATGGAGATATTTTGCATCTGCAAAGCGCCAAACTGTATTAA
- a CDS encoding porin family protein: MNKIYLLYILFMLLCTKAEAQISLVPRVGLTFSTVAFENNIWEDRKIVTGFTAGVGVNYSLTGDNFLSIQPEIIYTQKGFAAKGSFLTVDYDGTYRLNYLELPLLLKLSFGNETIHAYVNAGPSVGYLLNGRVRGSSNLLGTTASIDEPIEFTETPNTLDITELDANRIEVSANAGIGIGYLISEKATLFLDIRYSLGVTDFDQTQASKNRVIALSAGLQIPF, encoded by the coding sequence ATGAATAAAATATATCTTTTATATATTCTGTTTATGTTGCTTTGTACAAAAGCCGAGGCGCAAATTTCGTTAGTTCCGAGAGTAGGATTAACTTTTTCCACGGTTGCTTTTGAAAACAATATATGGGAAGACAGAAAGATTGTAACAGGTTTCACAGCTGGTGTAGGAGTAAATTACAGCCTGACCGGAGATAACTTCCTGTCTATTCAACCTGAAATAATATATACCCAGAAAGGGTTTGCTGCTAAAGGAAGTTTTCTTACGGTGGATTATGATGGTACCTATCGTTTAAATTACCTGGAACTGCCCCTACTGCTCAAACTCAGCTTTGGCAACGAAACCATCCATGCGTATGTAAATGCCGGTCCTAGTGTTGGATATTTACTCAATGGCAGGGTAAGAGGGAGCAGCAACTTACTCGGCACTACTGCCAGTATTGATGAACCCATTGAATTTACAGAAACCCCAAATACGCTTGATATCACCGAACTCGATGCCAACCGGATAGAAGTATCAGCCAATGCCGGTATTGGCATAGGATACCTCATCAGCGAAAAAGCCACTTTATTTCTCGATATACGCTATAGCCTGGGTGTTACAGATTTTGACCAGACGCAGGCTTCAAAAAACAGAGTAATTGCCTTATCTGCAGGTTTACAAATTCCTTTCTGA
- a CDS encoding TerC family protein, translating into MDYLIQVLQQLFGQDLKAAAFVVLNLIIIESLLSVDNAAVLATMVMDLPRQQRAKALRYGIIGAYVFRGLCLLLASWIINFGWLKALGGLYLLWLAINYFKTRATPKDDDDTLNKDSNKVYRTMLRLMGGPFWATVVFVEIMDLAFSIDNVFAAVAFTDNLYLIWIGVFLGILSMRFVAQGFVKLMERFTFLEPTSFVVIALLGIKLLVAYISEFDKTSRFYHFLNSEETDLYVSILTVLIFFVPILTSLLFNYPKHKHREQIIAEKK; encoded by the coding sequence ATGGATTATCTTATTCAGGTTTTACAGCAGCTATTTGGGCAAGATTTGAAAGCTGCTGCTTTTGTGGTACTTAATTTAATTATCATCGAAAGTTTGTTATCAGTAGATAATGCTGCGGTGCTGGCTACTATGGTAATGGATTTGCCCAGGCAGCAACGGGCTAAAGCCTTGCGGTATGGCATTATCGGGGCATATGTTTTCAGAGGTTTGTGTTTATTACTCGCTTCCTGGATTATCAATTTCGGATGGCTGAAAGCCCTAGGTGGCTTATATTTGTTGTGGCTGGCCATTAATTACTTTAAAACAAGAGCTACTCCCAAAGATGATGACGATACCTTAAATAAAGACAGCAATAAAGTCTACCGCACCATGCTGCGCTTGATGGGTGGTCCATTCTGGGCTACTGTTGTATTTGTGGAGATTATGGACCTTGCTTTTTCTATTGATAATGTTTTTGCTGCCGTTGCTTTTACCGATAACCTTTACCTGATCTGGATCGGTGTTTTTCTGGGAATCCTCTCTATGCGTTTTGTGGCGCAGGGATTTGTTAAACTCATGGAACGCTTTACTTTTCTGGAACCAACTTCTTTTGTAGTAATTGCTTTACTGGGTATAAAACTATTGGTGGCTTATATCAGTGAATTTGACAAAACAAGCCGCTTTTATCATTTTCTCAATAGCGAAGAAACCGATCTGTATGTTTCTATTCTTACGGTTCTTATTTTTTTCGTACCTATCCTCACCTCCCTTCTTTTCAACTACCCCAAACACAAACATCGTGAGCAAATAATAGCAGAGAAAAAATAA
- a CDS encoding PA14 domain-containing protein, with the protein MKKLYALMAVSLCILQMAAAQVKSNLPISSKPGTKFDITKAQGDGFKAEYYNGSNFEQKVFTRIEKTIDFALYGRGPDPRIDPGYFSVRWTGKVYAPETGTYTFVFVADDGVRLWVNKKLVIDRWYLNRATAFTGQIALTGKQVHDLKIEYSQMKPSAAVARASWAFEKEPEQPFNPNYVFSSPEKLTPVATQKKTTPIAAANKKPVPPKTAPAKTEKKLIGEVKPVAKKVVSKPAEDDANDDVETPVSQKKETPKPVIEKPAPPEAETKKEAAPKEIFENLEAGKSIVLNHIFFDQSKHELRPESSEELDKLVNTLQKYPGMKIAITGHTDNVGDFNLNVQLSRDRAKSVADYLIAKGIASDRLEYKGFGGLYPVSPNNTEDNKKKNRRVEFAVK; encoded by the coding sequence ATGAAAAAATTGTACGCTCTAATGGCTGTCAGTCTATGTATTCTGCAAATGGCAGCGGCTCAGGTAAAAAGTAATCTACCCATTTCTAGTAAGCCGGGTACAAAATTCGATATCACCAAAGCGCAGGGAGATGGATTTAAGGCTGAATATTATAATGGCTCCAACTTTGAGCAGAAGGTATTTACCAGGATAGAGAAAACGATTGATTTTGCATTATATGGCCGTGGCCCAGACCCCAGAATTGATCCAGGCTATTTCTCCGTACGATGGACTGGAAAAGTATATGCACCGGAAACTGGAACCTATACCTTTGTTTTTGTGGCTGATGATGGCGTTCGGCTATGGGTAAATAAAAAACTGGTGATTGACCGCTGGTACCTTAACCGCGCTACAGCCTTTACCGGCCAGATTGCTCTTACCGGCAAACAGGTACACGACTTGAAAATAGAATATTCGCAAATGAAACCCAGTGCTGCTGTAGCCAGAGCTTCCTGGGCATTTGAAAAAGAACCTGAACAACCATTTAATCCGAACTATGTATTTAGCTCACCAGAAAAACTTACGCCTGTTGCTACACAAAAGAAAACAACACCAATAGCTGCAGCAAACAAAAAACCTGTGCCCCCTAAAACCGCTCCAGCTAAGACAGAGAAGAAACTAATAGGAGAAGTAAAGCCAGTAGCTAAAAAAGTGGTATCCAAGCCAGCCGAAGATGATGCCAATGACGATGTAGAAACACCTGTATCACAGAAAAAGGAAACGCCCAAACCAGTCATTGAAAAACCAGCACCGCCTGAGGCGGAGACAAAAAAAGAAGCCGCACCGAAAGAAATATTCGAAAACCTGGAGGCAGGAAAATCCATCGTGCTCAATCATATTTTTTTCGACCAGAGCAAACATGAGCTCCGGCCTGAGTCATCTGAAGAACTCGATAAGCTGGTAAATACGCTTCAAAAATATCCCGGAATGAAGATCGCCATCACCGGCCATACCGACAATGTAGGGGACTTCAACCTGAATGTGCAGCTTTCCAGAGATAGAGCCAAATCAGTAGCTGACTATCTGATTGCCAAAGGTATTGCCAGCGATAGGCTTGAATACAAAGGATTTGGCGGTTTGTATCCGGTATCTCCTAATAACACAGAGGATAATAAAAAGAAAAACAGAAGGGTGGAATTTGCAGTGAAGTAA
- the rpsF gene encoding 30S ribosomal protein S6, with translation MELKNYETVFILTPVLSDVQMKDTVEKFRKVLTDNGAEIVHEDNWGLKKLAYPIGHKNTGFYNLIEFKAPTSLIGVLETEYRRDERVLRFLNTALDKFAVDYNDRKRRGLVGRKNTETKEAQA, from the coding sequence ATGGAATTAAAAAACTATGAGACGGTATTCATTTTAACTCCCGTTTTGTCTGATGTCCAGATGAAGGATACTGTCGAAAAATTCAGAAAAGTGCTGACTGACAACGGCGCTGAAATCGTGCATGAAGACAATTGGGGCCTGAAAAAACTGGCCTATCCGATCGGGCACAAAAACACAGGTTTTTATAACCTGATCGAATTCAAAGCACCTACTTCTTTAATTGGCGTTCTGGAAACCGAATACCGCCGGGATGAACGTGTGCTGAGATTCTTAAACACAGCATTAGATAAATTTGCCGTTGATTACAACGACAGAAAAAGAAGAGGTTTAGTAGGAAGAAAAAACACTGAAACGAAGGAGGCACAAGCATGA
- the rpsR gene encoding 30S ribosomal protein S18 encodes MTLMNEPMHKNENRKKYCRFKKNGIRYIDYKDANFLLKFVNEQGKILPRRLTGTSLKFQRKVAQAVKRARHLALLPYVTDSLK; translated from the coding sequence ATGACACTGATGAACGAACCAATGCACAAAAACGAGAATAGAAAGAAATATTGTCGTTTTAAGAAAAATGGTATCCGCTATATCGATTATAAAGATGCCAACTTTTTGCTGAAATTTGTAAACGAACAAGGTAAAATCCTTCCCCGGCGGTTAACCGGTACTAGTTTGAAATTCCAGCGTAAAGTGGCCCAGGCCGTAAAAAGAGCCCGGCATTTAGCCTTGCTTCCTTACGTAACCGATTCTTTAAAATAG
- the rplI gene encoding 50S ribosomal protein L9: protein MEVILKEDIAGLGYKNEVVLVKPGYGRNYLIPQGYAVIANSSNKKVMEENIKQAAHKVEKIRKDAQELADSIGDTTLEIPAKVGESGKIFGKVTTLQIADALKAKGFDVDRKKISFESEVKTEGDYTVLLDLHKEVKHKVNFKVVAA from the coding sequence ATGGAAGTAATATTAAAAGAAGATATAGCCGGACTGGGTTACAAAAACGAAGTGGTACTTGTAAAACCAGGATATGGCCGTAATTACCTGATTCCGCAAGGATATGCCGTGATTGCTAATTCTTCCAATAAAAAAGTAATGGAAGAAAACATTAAGCAGGCTGCGCATAAGGTAGAAAAAATCAGAAAAGATGCACAAGAGTTAGCCGATTCTATCGGAGATACTACCCTGGAGATTCCGGCAAAAGTAGGCGAAAGCGGAAAAATCTTCGGTAAAGTAACTACCCTGCAAATCGCTGATGCCCTGAAAGCCAAAGGCTTTGATGTAGACAGAAAGAAAATCTCTTTCGAATCTGAAGTGAAAACAGAAGGAGATTATACCGTTCTGTTAGACCTGCACAAAGAAGTAAAGCACAAAGTAAACTTCAAAGTTGTAGCTGCCTAA
- a CDS encoding transglutaminase-like domain-containing protein produces MTTEYQIEYYTHNVYETQVTDAYFEFLVAPCKDATQEITKLHFTNTLGEELYFHSNPFGLQVACLRTIKPFTDFAFCMKATVEKVHHNPYNISQLSLKEEQSSLLSRDFYIDHHLYLEYSKYTTISDVYSDLILYRKTDQSIFDFLQQLNQYIYDMLEFDTDPTDVHTTPDEVIFLKKGVCQDYSHLFLAMARKNRIPCRYVSGYLNQGNTNFVGAAVMHAWAEAFIPGHGWHGFDPTNNLLADLNHIKAAHGADYSDCSPLKGVLKTIGSHTMDYQVKVIPHVMENAQQ; encoded by the coding sequence ATGACCACCGAATACCAGATAGAATATTATACACACAATGTATATGAGACGCAAGTAACAGATGCTTATTTTGAGTTTCTGGTGGCACCTTGCAAGGATGCAACCCAGGAAATAACCAAGCTTCACTTTACCAATACCTTAGGAGAGGAATTGTACTTTCACAGCAATCCTTTTGGTTTACAGGTGGCTTGTTTGCGTACGATTAAGCCTTTTACCGACTTTGCTTTTTGTATGAAAGCCACTGTCGAAAAAGTGCACCATAATCCGTATAACATCAGTCAGCTTTCGCTGAAAGAGGAACAATCTAGTCTGCTGTCACGGGATTTCTACATAGACCATCATTTATATCTGGAATACTCTAAGTATACCACCATTTCTGATGTATATTCCGATCTGATTCTATACCGCAAAACCGATCAATCAATATTTGACTTTTTGCAGCAACTCAACCAGTATATTTATGACATGCTGGAATTTGACACCGATCCAACGGATGTACATACGACACCCGATGAGGTGATTTTCCTAAAAAAAGGCGTTTGTCAGGATTATTCGCATTTATTTCTGGCCATGGCCCGTAAAAACCGCATTCCTTGCCGCTACGTTTCCGGTTATTTAAACCAGGGAAACACTAATTTTGTAGGAGCGGCTGTAATGCATGCCTGGGCAGAAGCTTTTATTCCAGGACATGGCTGGCATGGCTTCGATCCAACCAATAATTTATTAGCTGATTTAAATCACATTAAAGCGGCTCATGGTGCCGATTATAGTGATTGCAGCCCACTGAAAGGAGTACTTAAAACGATAGGTTCGCACACCATGGATTACCAGGTAAAAGTAATTCCACATGTGATGGAAAATGCACAGCAATAG
- a CDS encoding alpha-E domain-containing protein, giving the protein MLSRIGNSLFWMGRYIERAEHLARYTKVQYVSSLDAPLAQTKEFVLESILNMAGITANYYQKYPQLTDEEVLYFVTLDESNPFSILSNIGFIRENARGARDCISLELWEAINRFYHTMNSYDAEKLLDEGIYEFSQQVEGNSSVLKGYIDNTLIRNEVWMLIAMGIHMERAIQVARILITKLKDIDKIDPAKLGGPVENYQWTTLLMSAESFDMNKRYYKANPNRRNSLEFLLFNPAFPKSIVYNLNLVQEAIEHISFQGQTGKGSISFMAGRIATQYKFLTIEEVEDDIVEFLSDTLNKIYDIARLLEEKYLIY; this is encoded by the coding sequence ATGCTTTCAAGAATCGGGAACAGTTTATTCTGGATGGGCCGCTATATCGAACGGGCGGAACATCTGGCCAGATATACCAAAGTACAATATGTATCTTCTCTGGATGCACCCCTGGCGCAAACCAAAGAATTTGTACTGGAATCCATCCTCAACATGGCTGGTATCACAGCTAATTATTACCAAAAATATCCGCAACTCACTGATGAAGAAGTACTTTATTTTGTAACCTTAGATGAGAGTAATCCGTTCTCTATCCTTTCTAATATTGGATTTATACGGGAAAATGCCAGAGGAGCCAGAGATTGTATTTCTCTTGAATTGTGGGAAGCCATCAACCGCTTTTATCATACGATGAATAGCTATGATGCAGAAAAATTACTCGACGAAGGCATCTACGAATTTTCACAGCAGGTAGAAGGCAACAGTTCTGTTCTCAAAGGCTATATAGATAACACCTTGATCCGCAATGAAGTATGGATGCTGATAGCGATGGGAATTCATATGGAACGTGCGATTCAGGTAGCCAGGATACTGATTACCAAATTGAAAGACATAGATAAGATTGATCCAGCCAAGCTGGGCGGTCCGGTTGAAAATTACCAGTGGACTACCTTACTGATGAGTGCCGAATCTTTCGATATGAACAAGCGGTATTATAAAGCAAATCCTAACCGGCGCAATTCTCTGGAATTTCTGCTGTTCAATCCGGCTTTTCCTAAGTCTATTGTGTATAACCTGAATCTGGTACAGGAAGCCATTGAGCATATTTCTTTTCAGGGGCAAACAGGAAAAGGATCTATTAGTTTTATGGCCGGAAGAATAGCCACACAGTATAAGTTTTTAACGATTGAAGAAGTGGAAGATGATATAGTAGAATTTTTGAGTGATACCCTCAATAAAATCTACGACATCGCCAGGCTGCTGGAAGAGAAATATTTAATTTATTAA